In Belonocnema kinseyi isolate 2016_QV_RU_SX_M_011 chromosome 4, B_treatae_v1, whole genome shotgun sequence, a single window of DNA contains:
- the LOC117171744 gene encoding uncharacterized protein LOC117171744 translates to MNIFTLFFVCVALHNFAKVGAMQNSSEGFRGKAAIFERRQPRKRGIRSSDFPHIHPDLSAWINHGHTHPTEIHKSLLDASGTQNLILLSSFVENGDTTNWLFLKADLIPNSDIVSCNGPHGYAIVDLSDSERLYGCFRPDFYHKESLSSRHTGVVPVFLATVVRAGRYRLEAQLTSSDARSTLHSHGLICRDGDGIRIPGVQPAGHVRYLKSGSINPIDVEGDLYQSIG, encoded by the exons ATGAATATCTTCACTCTGTTCTTTGTCTGCGTGGCTTTGCACAATTTTGCAA aagtcGGTGCTATGCAAAATAGCAGTGAAGGTTTTCGTGGTAAAGCTGCTATTTTTGAACGTCGACAGCCACGTAAACGAGGCATTCGTTCTTCTGATTTTCCACATATTCATCCAG ATCTTAGTGCTTGGATTAATCATGGTCATACTCACCCCACTGAAATTCACAAATCTCTTCTTGATGCTAGCGGTACACAAAACTTGATATTATTATCAAGTTTTGTAGAAAACGGCGATACTACAAATTGGCTTTTTCTAAAAGCAGATCTCATACCTAATTCAGATATTGTATCATGCAATGGGCCACATGGATACGCTATTGTTGATCTCAGTGATAGTGAACGTTTATATGGATGTTTCAGACCCGATTTTTATCATAAAGAGTCTTTGAGCAGTAGGCATACTGGTGTTGTTCCAGTATTTCTCGCTACTGTAGTCAGAGCAGGCAGGTATAGACTGGAGGCCCAACTTACCTCTAGCGATGCAAGATCAACACTACACTCTCATGGACTTATATGTCGTGACGGGGATGGAATAAGGATTCCAGGTGTGCAACCAGCCGGCCACGTTCGTTACCTAAAGTCCGGTTCAATTAATCCAATAGATGTTGAAGGAGACTTGTATCAATCGATTGGCTGA